From Psychroflexus torquis ATCC 700755, the proteins below share one genomic window:
- a CDS encoding putative monovalent cation/H+ antiporter subunit A produces MLEAVLLGFLFSLFLVFSGSYLRGRLAVLSSLIPLSLFIYFSTFISEIADGKVIYEIHEWVPSFGVNLSFTLDGLSLLFALMITGVGTMVFVYSSAYLKDHKYLDRFYGYLSLFMAAMLGLVLSDNLMSMFIFWELTSISSFYLIGFNNDKEDSRKSALIALGVTGIGGLMLLGGAILLGDVAGTYRISEMLSSREAIADSSHYVLILIFIFSAAFTKSAQFPFHFWLPEAMKAPTPVSTYLHSATMVKAGVYLLFRMTPVLNGAEIWHTVLIVVGGITMIYSAIHIIFRTDLKGILAYSTIAALGILVFLIGIGTQAALVAAAVFIVVHALYKASLFLITGIIDHETGTRDVTQLAGLRKVMLPVAIAGFIAALISGGVPPTLGFVGKDLIYESTLHFKDNAILLTIIALSTNVLLFYAGFVAGIKPFMGKLPKKFEKIRLPSPLMWVPPLIMTSAGLVFGLFPGLIETAVAKPIAMTQALQFEDFHLKLWHGFNPILALSATTLILGTVLYFVLKPKHSLEVTIAKLDPIAPKTLLINLSEGFAVFSKFWTNFFQTGYLRHYLFIVVSFLILLLGYLIFSDFSLSIDTSSLTELTIYEISILIMLLLGVLYTVFTKSRLAAVASLGVVGLSFSLLFLFYSAPDLAMTQFSVDTLTVILFVLVLYKLPKYLNLSDIRLRIKHGIISISFGVLITILILKVLSEPKNTEVTEFYAENAYKLAHGKNIVNVILVDFRGTDTMIEISVLIVAALGVFGLLKLKLKTKDKK; encoded by the coding sequence ATGCTAGAAGCAGTACTTTTAGGATTTTTGTTTTCTTTATTTTTAGTATTTTCAGGCTCTTATCTTAGAGGCAGACTTGCTGTATTGTCTTCGTTAATCCCGTTGAGTCTTTTTATTTATTTCTCCACATTCATCAGTGAAATAGCTGATGGTAAAGTTATTTACGAAATTCACGAATGGGTCCCCAGTTTTGGAGTGAATCTTAGCTTTACCTTAGACGGGTTGTCACTTTTATTTGCTTTAATGATTACGGGTGTAGGCACCATGGTCTTCGTATATTCCTCTGCTTATCTAAAAGATCATAAATATTTAGACCGGTTTTATGGATACCTGAGCCTTTTTATGGCAGCAATGCTTGGCTTAGTTCTGTCAGACAACCTGATGTCTATGTTTATTTTTTGGGAGCTAACGAGCATCTCCTCCTTTTATTTAATCGGTTTTAACAACGATAAAGAGGATTCTAGAAAATCTGCATTAATTGCTCTTGGTGTAACTGGTATTGGAGGATTAATGCTCTTAGGTGGGGCTATTCTTCTTGGAGATGTTGCTGGAACCTATCGTATTTCCGAAATGCTATCTTCAAGAGAAGCCATAGCCGATAGTTCGCATTATGTTTTAATCCTAATCTTTATATTTAGTGCTGCTTTCACTAAATCTGCTCAGTTTCCATTCCATTTCTGGTTACCTGAAGCGATGAAGGCTCCAACACCGGTGTCTACCTATTTGCATTCTGCAACGATGGTAAAGGCAGGAGTTTATTTATTATTCAGAATGACCCCTGTTTTAAATGGTGCAGAAATTTGGCATACCGTATTGATTGTAGTGGGGGGAATTACGATGATTTACTCTGCCATCCATATTATCTTTAGAACAGATCTCAAAGGAATTTTAGCCTATTCAACTATCGCAGCATTAGGAATTTTGGTTTTTTTGATTGGAATTGGTACCCAAGCAGCTCTTGTCGCCGCAGCAGTTTTTATTGTGGTTCACGCTCTCTATAAAGCTTCTTTATTTTTGATTACCGGCATTATAGATCATGAAACAGGGACCAGAGATGTAACTCAACTTGCAGGTCTTAGAAAAGTCATGCTGCCCGTAGCTATAGCTGGCTTTATCGCTGCACTCATTAGTGGTGGTGTTCCGCCTACTTTGGGTTTTGTAGGGAAAGACTTAATTTATGAATCTACTTTGCATTTTAAAGATAATGCGATCTTACTCACCATTATAGCTCTATCCACAAACGTGTTATTGTTTTATGCTGGTTTTGTAGCAGGAATAAAGCCTTTTATGGGTAAACTACCCAAAAAGTTTGAAAAAATTCGATTACCAAGTCCCTTGATGTGGGTTCCACCTCTTATAATGACTTCTGCTGGATTGGTATTCGGTCTTTTTCCTGGTCTTATTGAAACCGCTGTAGCAAAGCCTATTGCAATGACACAAGCGCTTCAGTTCGAGGACTTCCACCTTAAACTATGGCATGGCTTTAATCCAATTCTTGCGCTTAGTGCTACTACACTTATCTTGGGTACTGTTTTATATTTTGTTTTGAAACCTAAGCATTCACTGGAGGTTACCATCGCAAAACTTGATCCAATAGCACCCAAAACACTGCTAATAAACCTTTCTGAGGGTTTCGCCGTGTTTTCTAAATTCTGGACTAATTTTTTTCAGACAGGTTATTTAAGACATTATCTTTTTATAGTTGTAAGCTTTCTTATTTTGCTTTTGGGATATTTAATCTTTTCAGACTTCTCTCTAAGTATAGACACCTCTTCGCTTACGGAATTGACCATTTATGAGATTTCAATTTTGATAATGTTACTTTTAGGTGTTTTATATACTGTTTTTACCAAATCTAGGTTAGCGGCTGTAGCTTCTTTGGGAGTAGTAGGTCTATCTTTCAGTTTGTTATTTTTATTTTATAGTGCACCAGACTTAGCGATGACTCAATTTTCTGTAGATACCCTTACTGTTATTTTATTTGTTTTGGTACTTTACAAATTACCTAAATACTTGAATCTATCTGATATTCGACTTAGGATTAAACACGGTATAATCTCCATAAGCTTTGGTGTCTTAATTACGATTCTTATCCTAAAAGTTTTAAGTGAACCTAAAAACACCGAAGTCACAGAATTCTATGCTGAAAATGCCTATAAGTTAGCACACGGTAAAAATATAGTCAATGTTATTTTGGTAGATTTCAGAGGGACAGATACGATGATAGAAATTTCAGTCCTTATAGTAGCGGCCTTAGGAGTTTTTGGATTGCTTAAATTGAAGCTAAAGACAAAAGACAAAAAATAA
- a CDS encoding DUF2007 domain-containing protein, producing MEIKIFTTTSKVELMGIKNLLMSEDIDCFEKDKMDSSYAGIFGQYELFVSKNNEDQAKAIIEKFQKS from the coding sequence ATGGAAATTAAAATATTTACAACAACGTCTAAAGTAGAATTAATGGGAATTAAGAACCTGTTGATGTCGGAGGATATAGACTGTTTTGAAAAAGATAAAATGGACAGCTCCTACGCTGGTATTTTTGGTCAGTATGAACTCTTTGTTTCTAAAAATAATGAAGACCAGGCTAAAGCGATTATTGAGAAATTTCAAAAAAGCTAG
- a CDS encoding Na+/H+ antiporter subunit C, which yields MEILLAIITGVLYASGIYMIMRRSMVKLILGIILLGNGVNLLIFVLGRITKGKPPIIDSAEKVLEGVYADPIPQALILTAIVISFGLQAFAIILMKRTFKVLKTDDLDQLNTTDEDS from the coding sequence ATGGAAATACTCTTAGCAATTATTACTGGGGTTTTGTATGCGTCTGGTATTTATATGATTATGCGTCGAAGCATGGTGAAACTTATTCTGGGTATCATCCTTCTTGGAAATGGAGTGAACTTATTGATCTTTGTTTTAGGTCGCATCACCAAAGGGAAGCCTCCAATTATAGATTCTGCAGAAAAAGTTTTAGAAGGAGTTTATGCAGATCCAATTCCACAAGCCTTAATACTCACAGCCATAGTCATTAGTTTTGGGTTACAAGCCTTTGCTATTATACTTATGAAGCGAACTTTTAAAGTCCTTAAAACAGACGATTTAGACCAACTTAATACTACAGACGAAGATTCATGA
- a CDS encoding MbnP family protein, with protein sequence MKKIICFVLISMLAVSCKDDDTIETTSIEISFANTINSQNIELNTGVYQTTLGESYSINELKYIISNISFIKEDGGIFTYPVEDSYFLIDEEVPSSKIITLENIPVANYNKIKFGIGVDQSNYPLNGVDNFVPTAEESQMLWSWSAGYIFFKIEGDYSSTGDQPDEDFLFHIGSHGTNLDNYKTVELSSDFGFDFTESTLVSIEADIPKLFNAVYDIRIEDKSDIQVDPVNAPKIAENASRLFSSVPFNLPE encoded by the coding sequence ATGAAAAAAATAATTTGCTTTGTTCTTATTTCGATGTTGGCAGTTTCTTGTAAAGACGATGATACTATTGAAACTACGAGTATAGAGATCAGCTTTGCTAATACGATAAATTCTCAAAACATAGAATTGAATACCGGAGTTTATCAAACTACATTGGGTGAGTCTTACTCCATCAATGAGCTGAAATATATCATCAGTAATATCTCGTTCATTAAAGAAGATGGCGGAATCTTCACTTATCCTGTGGAAGACAGTTATTTTCTAATTGATGAAGAGGTGCCTTCCAGTAAAATTATAACCCTAGAAAATATACCCGTTGCCAACTATAATAAGATAAAGTTTGGGATAGGCGTAGATCAATCCAACTACCCCCTAAATGGAGTAGATAACTTTGTACCTACAGCAGAAGAAAGCCAAATGCTTTGGAGCTGGTCGGCAGGTTATATCTTTTTTAAAATAGAAGGCGATTATTCTTCGACTGGAGATCAGCCAGATGAGGATTTTCTTTTTCATATTGGCAGCCATGGCACCAATCTAGATAATTACAAAACTGTAGAGTTATCTTCTGATTTTGGTTTTGATTTCACCGAAAGCACTTTAGTATCTATCGAAGCTGACATACCTAAACTCTTTAATGCGGTCTACGATATCAGGATAGAGGATAAATCTGATATCCAAGTAGATCCTGTTAATGCTCCAAAGATTGCAGAAAATGCAAGTCGGTTATTTTCTTCAGTTCCTTTTAATTTACCAGAATAA
- a CDS encoding choice-of-anchor B family protein: MKHIYSFLVLVLISASSYSQTPCENGFAGQYPCNDFDLMSQIDLNTLSASDGNDSWGWTDPEDGKEYAIMGLSNGTAFIDISNPTQPVYLGKLPTHTDPSIWRDMKVYGNYVFIVSEASGHGMQVFDLTRLRNVSNAPATFTNDAHYDGVGSAHNIVINPEEPYAYIVGDRNSYSGGAHIVDISDPLNPDLAGGYSGSFYTHDAQVVTYNGPDPDYAGREIFLGSNEDEVVFVDVTDKSNPTLISDISYTNFSYTHQGWLTEDQRYFFLGDETDELASGFDTKTIIFDLEDLDNPVIQQEYFGPTAAIDHNGYIKGDIFYLSNYTAGIRMLDISGIGNEEVNEVGFFDTYPENDGASFDGMWSNYPYFESGNIVISDIDRGFFLIRKSGTLETPDFENQDFKIFPNPASSYVQIQNTQENIQKIEIFNLLGQKIFSKDFQNEKQIQINLDTYDSGMYLLKMNNSITLKLIVK, encoded by the coding sequence TTGAAACACATCTACTCTTTTCTAGTCCTAGTTCTTATAAGTGCGAGTTCATATTCTCAAACTCCGTGTGAAAACGGTTTTGCTGGACAATATCCCTGTAACGATTTCGATCTAATGTCCCAAATTGATTTAAACACCCTTTCAGCATCTGATGGAAATGACTCTTGGGGTTGGACAGATCCTGAAGATGGTAAAGAATATGCCATTATGGGATTGAGTAATGGCACAGCTTTTATAGATATTTCTAATCCAACACAGCCAGTTTATCTCGGTAAATTACCAACACATACGGATCCTAGTATATGGAGAGATATGAAAGTTTATGGCAATTATGTCTTTATCGTTTCGGAAGCCTCAGGACATGGCATGCAAGTCTTCGACCTAACCCGACTTCGCAATGTTAGCAATGCCCCTGCCACTTTTACCAATGATGCTCATTACGATGGTGTTGGTAGTGCTCATAATATTGTGATTAATCCAGAAGAGCCTTATGCTTATATTGTTGGTGACCGAAATAGTTATTCAGGAGGCGCTCATATTGTCGATATATCCGATCCTTTAAACCCTGACTTAGCGGGAGGCTATTCTGGTAGTTTTTACACCCACGATGCTCAAGTTGTCACTTATAATGGGCCTGATCCTGATTATGCTGGTAGAGAAATATTTTTAGGAAGTAATGAGGATGAAGTTGTCTTTGTAGATGTTACAGATAAATCAAATCCGACATTGATTTCAGATATTTCATATACCAATTTCAGTTATACTCACCAGGGTTGGTTAACAGAAGATCAGAGATATTTTTTCTTAGGAGATGAAACTGATGAATTAGCATCTGGCTTTGATACAAAAACCATAATATTCGACTTAGAAGATCTAGATAACCCTGTTATTCAACAAGAATATTTCGGCCCAACTGCAGCCATAGACCATAATGGGTATATTAAAGGTGATATATTTTATTTATCAAATTATACCGCAGGCATAAGAATGCTAGACATTTCTGGTATTGGTAACGAAGAGGTAAATGAAGTGGGCTTCTTCGATACCTATCCTGAAAATGATGGTGCTAGCTTTGATGGTATGTGGAGTAATTATCCCTATTTTGAAAGCGGTAATATCGTAATAAGTGACATTGACAGAGGGTTCTTTTTAATTAGAAAATCGGGCACACTAGAAACACCTGATTTTGAAAATCAAGACTTCAAGATTTTCCCTAATCCTGCATCATCCTATGTTCAAATACAAAACACTCAAGAGAACATTCAAAAAATTGAAATTTTCAATCTTTTAGGTCAAAAAATATTTTCCAAAGATTTTCAAAATGAAAAGCAAATTCAAATCAATTTAGACACCTACGACTCTGGTATGTATCTGCTTAAAATGAATAATTCTATAACTCTTAAATTGATTGTAAAATAA
- the thiL gene encoding thiamine-phosphate kinase: MFQNTKESKTKLSELGEFGLIDHLTQFFKIKQTSTVTSIGDDAAVLKHDKHTVVTTDLLVEGVHFDLAYMPLKHLGYKAVMVNLSDVYAMNAKAEQITVSIACSNRFTVEALEELYSGIATAAELYDVDVVGGDTTSAIKGLTISVTAIGQAEKEDITYRSGAKPNDLLVVSGDLGGAFLGLKVLQRENEVFKVNPDAQPDLEKYNYIVERQLKPEARKDIVELLAALEVKPTSMIDISDGLSSELMHLCKHSKVGANLFEDKLPLDPMCISTCEEFKLDSTTVVLNGGEDYELLFTVDQNDFKKIKANPHLTIIGHMAEQTEGIHLISRMNTKIPIKARGWNGMNEEDED; this comes from the coding sequence ATGTTTCAAAATACAAAAGAGAGTAAAACCAAATTATCAGAACTTGGTGAGTTTGGTTTAATAGACCACTTGACCCAATTTTTTAAAATTAAGCAAACCTCAACTGTCACTAGTATCGGTGATGATGCAGCAGTTTTAAAACACGATAAGCATACAGTGGTGACTACAGATCTTTTGGTAGAAGGCGTTCATTTCGATCTCGCCTACATGCCCTTAAAACACTTAGGCTATAAGGCTGTTATGGTAAACTTATCTGACGTGTATGCTATGAATGCAAAAGCAGAGCAGATTACAGTTTCTATTGCTTGTTCCAATCGCTTTACAGTGGAAGCCTTGGAAGAGTTGTATAGTGGAATTGCGACAGCCGCAGAGTTGTACGATGTAGATGTTGTTGGTGGAGACACCACTTCTGCTATAAAAGGGTTAACGATAAGCGTTACGGCGATTGGTCAAGCCGAAAAAGAGGATATCACCTATAGAAGTGGTGCCAAACCTAATGATTTACTTGTCGTCTCAGGTGATCTAGGAGGTGCTTTTTTAGGGTTAAAGGTGTTGCAAAGAGAAAATGAGGTGTTTAAAGTGAACCCAGACGCTCAGCCAGATCTCGAGAAATACAATTATATAGTAGAGCGGCAATTAAAGCCTGAAGCGAGAAAAGATATTGTAGAACTGTTAGCTGCTTTGGAGGTAAAACCGACTTCTATGATTGACATTAGTGATGGATTATCTTCAGAGTTAATGCACTTATGCAAACACTCTAAAGTTGGTGCCAACCTGTTTGAAGATAAACTTCCTCTTGATCCAATGTGCATTTCAACTTGCGAAGAGTTTAAGTTGGATTCTACTACAGTGGTTCTCAATGGAGGGGAAGATTACGAGCTTTTATTTACGGTAGATCAAAATGATTTTAAAAAAATAAAAGCGAACCCACATTTAACGATTATCGGTCATATGGCTGAACAAACCGAAGGGATTCATCTCATTTCTAGGATGAATACTAAAATCCCAATTAAGGCTAGAGGCTGGAACGGGATGAATGAGGAGGACGAAGATTAG
- a CDS encoding Na+/H+ antiporter subunit B, giving the protein MRTLILKSASSYLLPVLLIFSVFILLRGHYLPGGGFVGGLVAAIAFVLHAFSHGLDKTRTILKLHPGFLMPLGLLVAFLSGIAPMVFSDLPFMTGLWAENPIPVIGAIGSALFFDLGVYLVVIGASLTIIFTISESA; this is encoded by the coding sequence ATGAGGACATTAATTTTAAAATCAGCATCTAGTTACTTGCTTCCGGTATTATTAATATTCTCTGTGTTTATTTTACTTAGAGGTCATTATTTGCCAGGGGGAGGATTTGTAGGTGGTCTCGTTGCCGCGATTGCTTTTGTTTTGCATGCTTTTTCCCATGGATTGGATAAAACGAGAACCATATTAAAATTGCATCCAGGGTTTTTAATGCCATTGGGTCTTTTAGTGGCTTTCTTAAGTGGAATTGCTCCAATGGTTTTTTCAGATTTGCCTTTTATGACCGGACTTTGGGCGGAAAATCCAATACCAGTTATCGGCGCAATTGGGTCAGCGTTATTTTTTGACCTTGGAGTATATCTAGTCGTGATAGGAGCGTCCTTAACGATCATTTTTACAATTTCAGAATCTGCTTAA
- a CDS encoding cytochrome-c peroxidase, which yields MSKLVFFMVLILCFACSGDENNYVEISENKKLDFPQPDFFPQPVYNLEENPPTEKGFELGKKLFYDGKLSSTGVISCGFCHVQEFSFTHHTHEVSHGVDGALGTRNAQPLMNLAYFEEFSWDGAAQHLDAFSIIPITTDTEMNETVSNVINKLKSDQDYRELFGEAFNNGEVNTQNMFRALSQFMVMMVSADTKYDKVLEGNSVFSEEESAGQSLFEAKCASCHKGILFTDQSYRNNGLSIDPRYNDIGRKRVTGLEEDKYKFKVPTLRNIMVSLPYMHDGRFQSLKEVLDHYDSGVEPTQNLDPSLQQENNLGISLTETEKDQLISFLKTLTDDNFLLDQRFSEF from the coding sequence ATGAGTAAATTAGTTTTCTTCATGGTCTTGATATTATGTTTTGCCTGCAGCGGTGATGAGAATAATTATGTTGAGATTTCAGAAAATAAAAAATTAGACTTCCCTCAGCCGGATTTCTTTCCACAACCTGTTTACAATTTGGAAGAAAATCCACCTACAGAAAAAGGCTTTGAGTTGGGTAAAAAATTATTTTACGACGGAAAGTTATCTTCAACAGGAGTTATTTCTTGTGGATTTTGTCACGTCCAAGAGTTTTCTTTTACGCACCATACCCACGAAGTGAGTCATGGTGTAGATGGTGCTTTAGGAACTAGAAATGCCCAACCTTTAATGAATTTGGCTTACTTCGAAGAATTCTCGTGGGACGGTGCAGCCCAACATCTAGATGCTTTTTCCATCATCCCTATCACTACAGATACAGAGATGAATGAAACGGTGTCTAATGTGATTAACAAACTGAAAAGCGACCAAGACTACAGGGAATTATTTGGTGAAGCATTTAACAATGGAGAGGTGAATACGCAAAATATGTTCAGAGCCTTGTCTCAATTTATGGTGATGATGGTTTCTGCAGATACAAAATATGATAAAGTTTTAGAAGGTAATTCTGTATTTAGCGAAGAGGAATCTGCAGGTCAATCCTTATTTGAAGCTAAATGTGCAAGCTGCCATAAGGGTATCCTTTTTACAGATCAATCCTATAGAAACAATGGATTATCCATTGATCCTAGGTATAATGATATTGGACGTAAACGCGTAACAGGACTTGAGGAAGATAAATACAAATTTAAAGTCCCTACCTTAAGAAATATTATGGTCAGTTTACCCTATATGCACGATGGACGCTTTCAATCTTTAAAAGAAGTTTTAGATCATTATGACTCTGGAGTTGAACCTACACAAAATTTAGACCCTAGCTTACAACAAGAAAATAACTTGGGAATCTCGCTCACAGAAACTGAAAAAGACCAACTTATTTCTTTCCTAAAGACCTTAACCGACGATAACTTTCTACTCGACCAGCGATTTTCTGAATTTTAA
- a CDS encoding OsmC family protein, with product MKRHAKAIWEGSIKEGKGSLSSQSGILNHTPYSFKSRFEDGKGTNPEELIAAAHAGCFSMQLSAFLTEEGYTPNSLETKGEITLKEGSITNSHLTLVAKIPEISQEKFDSLVEKAEKNRPISKLLSTEISVDAALVQ from the coding sequence ATGAAAAGACATGCAAAAGCAATTTGGGAAGGCAGCATTAAAGAAGGTAAAGGAAGCCTCTCTTCACAGAGCGGTATTTTGAACCATACACCTTATTCTTTTAAGTCTAGATTTGAAGATGGAAAAGGGACAAATCCTGAAGAATTAATCGCAGCTGCTCACGCGGGATGTTTTTCAATGCAATTGTCCGCTTTTTTAACAGAGGAGGGGTATACTCCTAATAGTCTTGAAACTAAAGGGGAAATTACTCTTAAAGAGGGGTCCATTACAAATTCTCATCTCACACTTGTAGCTAAAATACCAGAAATTAGTCAAGAGAAATTCGATAGTTTAGTTGAAAAAGCTGAAAAAAATCGCCCAATCTCTAAGCTTTTATCTACTGAAATTTCAGTAGATGCTGCTTTAGTTCAGTAA
- a CDS encoding proton-conducting transporter membrane subunit, with protein sequence MTNDIIILPLVVHLFFSIVLMFFWNKVDFQKIFSVVANFIALLVAIWVFVFVYNNGTQVVQSGNWEAPFGIVFVGDMLAATLVLLTAIAGFAVSIFSTISVIRARLRFGYFSVFHFLLLGLNGAFLTGDIFNLYVWFEIIIISSFVLISIGGEKNQLEGAVKYFALNFFASMIFLTALGVLYGLVGTLNMADISLKIAEVQNRNLVEISAVLFLVGFGIKSAIFPLYFWLPASYHTPPSAVSAIFAGLLTKVGVYALIRVFTLIYGGDGFLNTLLLTLAIMTIFSGGVGAIVQNNIKKVFMYFIICHIGFMIGGLALFTEVAMAGVIFYLIHDIIIKTNLFLISGLIYRIKATNNMKKLGGLYANYPKLSLLMAIPLFSLIGIPPLSGYWPKISLILASLNAEQYWFFGALIFGSLITLIVIAKLWSEVFWKDQPKLSLPKKFIYFDQLRLGQKFTFIFPVAFLTFVTLYIGFGAEHIQQLSQRIASELINNELYIDAVLKR encoded by the coding sequence ATGACAAACGATATCATTATACTACCATTAGTGGTTCACCTGTTTTTCAGCATCGTATTGATGTTTTTCTGGAACAAAGTGGATTTTCAAAAAATCTTTAGCGTAGTTGCCAATTTTATAGCTCTACTTGTCGCCATTTGGGTTTTTGTTTTTGTGTATAATAACGGGACACAAGTGGTGCAATCGGGAAATTGGGAAGCGCCTTTTGGAATTGTATTCGTGGGAGATATGTTGGCGGCGACTTTGGTTTTACTCACCGCTATTGCAGGTTTTGCAGTATCTATATTTTCTACGATATCTGTTATAAGAGCTAGATTGAGATTTGGGTATTTCAGTGTGTTTCATTTCTTGCTCTTAGGGCTTAACGGAGCCTTTTTAACTGGAGATATATTTAACTTATATGTGTGGTTTGAGATTATTATTATCAGTTCTTTCGTCTTGATAAGCATAGGAGGAGAAAAAAATCAATTGGAAGGTGCTGTTAAATATTTTGCACTTAATTTCTTTGCGTCTATGATTTTTTTGACGGCTCTGGGAGTTTTGTATGGTTTGGTTGGGACTTTGAATATGGCAGATATTTCATTGAAGATTGCTGAAGTCCAAAATAGGAACTTAGTGGAAATAAGCGCTGTTTTGTTTCTGGTTGGTTTTGGGATTAAATCGGCGATATTTCCTCTGTACTTTTGGCTTCCTGCCTCTTATCACACCCCGCCATCGGCAGTTTCTGCAATATTTGCAGGACTGCTTACCAAAGTTGGAGTTTATGCTTTAATACGTGTTTTTACACTGATTTATGGAGGAGATGGGTTTTTGAATACCTTGCTCTTAACCCTCGCTATCATGACTATTTTTAGTGGTGGTGTTGGGGCTATTGTTCAAAATAATATCAAGAAGGTATTCATGTACTTTATCATTTGTCATATTGGGTTTATGATTGGAGGTTTAGCCTTATTTACTGAAGTTGCTATGGCAGGGGTTATCTTTTATCTCATTCACGATATCATCATCAAAACGAATTTATTTCTGATAAGCGGTTTGATTTATAGAATTAAAGCTACAAACAACATGAAGAAACTAGGTGGTTTGTACGCCAATTATCCCAAGTTGAGTTTACTCATGGCAATTCCATTATTTTCACTTATTGGGATACCTCCGCTATCGGGGTATTGGCCTAAAATTTCATTGATTTTAGCAAGTTTAAATGCAGAACAATATTGGTTCTTTGGAGCTTTAATCTTTGGAAGTTTAATCACTCTTATAGTTATTGCTAAGCTTTGGTCGGAGGTTTTCTGGAAAGATCAACCAAAATTAAGTCTTCCCAAAAAGTTTATTTATTTTGACCAACTCAGGCTGGGACAAAAATTCACCTTTATATTCCCTGTGGCTTTTCTAACTTTTGTAACTTTATATATTGGATTTGGAGCGGAACACATTCAACAGTTGTCTCAGAGAATAGCTTCAGAATTAATAAATAACGAATTATATATAGACGCTGTTTTAAAAAGATAA